The genome window GAAGGAAGCTGAACAGATGATAAGGTTGATGGATAACCTGGAAGACTGTGATGATGTGCAGAAGGTCCATACCAATGCCGATATTCCGGATGATCTTGTGTAACTTTTCAATAAATTCGGCAGCCCCTGAAAATGCAAAAATTTAAACCAGGGAACTCCCATGAAATAAATGTGATATTTATTTCATGGGAGTTCCTTCGTCCCCATCCCTAAGGCGATTCGTCTAATTGCAGTATATCTACATCTTCAGGTAGTGCAAAAGCAAACTCCGCACTATCCATATCTTTTGTAAATTCTATATTATATAATTTTATACTGGTTTTATCATCATAGGTATTACAGGTAACTATTTCAGTAATAACAAAAGTCTTTTTTGAAATAAAAAGATAAATTGCAGATATATCAAATGCTTTTTTCTTGGGTATGAGTTTAAGTTCAATCAAGCCATCCGGTGCAGTCTTTTCCAGGCTGATATTAAATTTTTTTCTTAAAACAGTCATATCCGACAAAAAACCCGCTCCTTTTCCTTCTCCAAAAAAAACAGGAGCTGCTCCTATCATTACCTGATTGTCTTCGGGACGATGAACCCAAAGAGATTTACCGTCCGTAACAATAATCTGTTTATCAGGTTTTTCATATTCCCAGCGCATCATTCCGGGATATTTAACCATCATATTGCCAGTTGCGGAATCGGTTATATCCAGAGCTTTTAAGGTCGATTCCTGGATAAAGTCAGCTGAAAAGCCCATATTGTTATACCGGTTTTCAATCCTTTCCATAATATGGTCGAGAGTAAAAGGAACATCTTCTTTTAAAGCAACCGTCTTTTGTGCCTGGTCGGTGCTTAAGGCAAACCCGGCATGCAATAAGATCAAAACAGATAATAAGGCTATTTGTATTCGCATAATATTTCACGGAATTCTTTTAAAAGCTATAGCTCCTCGAAAAGATTACTGTTAATATAGATTCTCACATAAATAATTTCACTACGTTATCGGTCGTCGGAGTATTACAATACGCCTTCCTCCCTCTGGCCTTGTGAAATTTATTATGTGACAATCTATAGCTCCTTAAGGAACTCTTTTTGGTATTGATTTTATCCTGATACTCTAAAAAATCAAGTTTATTCCTTTGATTTTTTATTTTTGTTCAAGATCAAGGCATACTAAAAAAATAGCTCGTTAAATATAAAACATAACATCCCCTATCCCTACAATCCTAAGAATTATACGATATATTGCGATATCACTTCAACGATGAATCGTAGTGCCGTGCATATCTATGAGAATTATAGTCCTGCAAGTTGAGCCAACATGACAGAATAAATGCCAAGAGACCCAGAATCAAGACTGCCGCGTCCACTACCGAAGGATCCCATGTAAATTCTGTTAGTTTATCTGCATAGTACTTGACGTATGAATTAGGCAAGTTAGTTTCTCCGAGCTCACGCTTGACCTCCCAATGCCAGTCCGTAAAAGGGCAGCAGTATCGGGCAACCACAAGGGATTGCCCCTACGAAAACCAAATACACGGTGAAAACAATAGGCATTGTCCCTGCCCGCAGGAAATTGAATATCAAAGAATAACTTAACCTTATTTACTGTAGCATTATTCAAAAGCATTAACCCACCACTGCCCCAAGGCATTGTTTAAGAAGCCACCTCCTCATAACCGTTTTCAAGATCATTTGCTATCAAACGAAACTGCTCAAGGGCAGCTTCAAGGTCTTCGACTATTTCCTGGGCGAGGATGCCGGGATCAGGAAGGTTTTCGGAATCTTCAAGGCTTTCGTCCTTGAGCCAGAAAATATCGAGGCCGGCTTTGTCCCGGTTTATGAGTTCATCGTATTCGAATGCCCGCCATCTGCCGTCAGGTTTCTTCTCAGTCCATGTGGGTTTGCGTTTGTTTCTGTTTTTTGGATTATAGCATGTTACAAATTCATCGAGGTCTTTGCGCTTTAAGGGATTGGTTTTGAGAGTAAAGTGTATGTTTGTGCGAAGATCGTATATCCAGAGCTTTTTTGTCCAGGGCTTTTCAGATGCGGCTTTGCGGTCGAAAAAGATAACGTTTGCTTTTACGCCCTGGGCATAGAACAGGCCTGTCGGCAGGCGAAGAAGCGTGTGGACCTCGCATTCGTGCAGGAGTTTTCTGCGGATATTTTCTCCTGCACCGCCTTCAAAAAGCACATTGTCCGGAACAACAACGGCCGCGCGGCCGTTTTGTTTGAGAAGGGTTTTTACATGCTGGACAAAGTTGAGCTGTTTATTTGAAGTTGTGGACCAGAAGTCTTCTCTTTCAATAATATCTTTTTCCTTAGAAATTTGACCTTTGCCGTTAACAATTGTCGTGCTGCTTTTTTTTCCAAATGGCGGATTAGTAAGAACAATATTAAACCGGTCGCCGGGATCTGCAGCAAGGGAATCTGATACCAGTATTGGAAGATCTTCATCACTGCCTATTCCATGAAGCATAAGATTCATGGCACAAAGGCGGGCAGTGCTTTGAACCAGTTCCCATCCTTTGAATGTTTTGTTTTTAAGATTCTTCTTGTCTGCCTTAGACATATTTTTGTTTCGATCAACAATATAATCATGGGCAGCAAGGATAAAACCACCGGTTCCGCAGGCAGGATCGCAAATGGTTTCGCCGGGCTGCGCATCTATTACATCAACCATTGCGCGAATAAGCGGGCGGGGGGTAAAATACTGACCTGCTCCTGTTTTTGTATCCTGGGCATTTTTTTCCAGAAGTCCTTCGTATGCATCGCCCTTGACATCAGCACTCATCACAGACCAGTTTTCATTATTAATCAAGTCAACAATCAACCGCCGAAGTTTAGCCGGGTCCTGAAACTTGTTCTGGGATTTCATGAAGATCAGCCCAAGCAGGCCTTTTTCTTTACCCAGATTTCTTAAAATGTTCCGGTAATGCTCAAATAACTCATCACCGTCTTTTTTAATCAGGCTGGGCCAGTCATGATTTTTCGGCACTATGCTTGGCTGTGTATATGGCGGCTTTGTCCTCTCATCTGCCATCTTAAGAAACAGCAGAGGAGTTTTTAATTTTGTTTTTTCTACCCGCGTTTCTACCCGCGTTTCTACCCGCGTTTTCCCCGGCGTTTTCCCCGGCGTTTTCCCCAGAGATTCCACTTTCATAGTCATTGGCTGATGGGATCAATTGGCCGGAGAAGGCCTTTTTCAGGATGGATTGGCGGAGACGGTCCGCACGTTTTAAATTCCTTTCAATTTCAATCTCAATTACAGCAACAATACCTAGACTTTTATCTATTTGAAAAATTATCTCCTTCTGCTCATCAATGGGCGCTAAGGGAACAGGGGTTTCATTTATTTTTTGTAAAATTATACGTTTTATAGCTGTTCCAGTCATCTTCCCTGTTACCAAGTTAAACCCTAAAGGGCTATTTAAATAATTTTTTAGATACAATGAATTTAAAATGAAATTAATTGGCTTGAGCAAAGCAACACTTGATAACAAACTGAATTCCTCTTCAAGCTGATTTACAGTTGCAATTCCTGTTTTGACACCATCTTTAATTAATAACACATCATTTTTTTCAACATTACATCGACTAAATATTTTTTTATGCACCCTTTCTTCTATATAAGTAACATCCGTAAGATCAATTCCGGGCACTTTAATGTTTTTCGCTGTTATATATAAAAAGTAGCCTTTTTTCTTTGATTTAAATTGATTCTTTGGTGAAAAATGTGTTCCATCTTGAATTTTGTTACAAATAGTATTTGCCAAGCACCATATCCAACTATCTGGCAACGATGGTAAACCGTCAAGCTCAGGCTTTGCAGGTTCTTTATACTTCTTCTTCCACTTATCATCCTTCGGAACTTTCCCCTTGGCTTTCATTTTAGCCAATTCCGCTTCTTCCCATTTTTTACGGCGTTCGACTAAAATACGTTCGAGAAGTTTGCCAGCCGGTTCAACATCAGGATGCTTTTCCCTCCATTCTTCTGTGAGCTTGCCTTCAACAGCAGCTTTGAGGACAGAGGCTTTGTATCGCTTGAGGTTGGCTTTTACGCGCTTTAGGTTTTCAACAGCTTCATCTAAGCGGGAAAATTGCTTTTCGATCTCTGCGACGATGCGTTTTTGTTCGTCTGGCGATGCAAATGGTAAATCAAACTTTTTTAAAAACTGAAAATGTCGACTATAGCCACGGTCTGGTATCTGTAAAGAGTGGAGCAGGTAAAAAAAGAATTTGATGTTATAGCTGGATGCTGGTTTTAATATTTTTATACCATCTGCACCAACAGCGAAAGGGCTTTTAACAAATTTTATTGATTTTGTATGATCGCCAAAAAGTATAACAGGGAGTTCTCCAGTAAAAGTCATACTTTCATCATCTGTAAAACCACCTATATAATCCTGCCCCTGATCAATCACTGGTATTTTTCCAGTTTCGAGATAATTTCTTTTTTTTACACGCTTACTACCATCGGGCAAGACAGAAACGACTTCTTTAAAAGGAACGAGTTCCCAAGTATCAGGTAATTTTTCATCAACTTGTTTTATATCATTATCCATCAGGCAGCCAACGCCTCATTGAATTCATCCAAAATATCGTTCAACTCATCCCCAAACAACTGATACACTTTCCCAAGTCCACCCTCCTGCGAAAAAGGCACATATCCCCTGGATATATAATTCTTTCAACTTATTTCCCTTTGTCAACATTCTTACCCAGCCATGCCTTCCCTTTTGCTGTAAGTCTATATTTCTGCAGCCGGCTTTGAGGCTTTTCCGGAATCGTCATTTCTATCCAGCCGCCTTCTATTGCTGGTAAAATATATGCTTTTCTGAAATGATCTGCATTGCGTAGCCCCAGTCTTTTCTGTAGGATACGTCTACTTTCCGGTTGCAGACAGACTGGAAGCAGCCTTGCGACTTCCATGGTGACTTCCATGGTGACTTCCATGGTGACTTCACCTGCGACTTCCATGGCCTTTTTGTCAGTTATCGGAAAAAACGTCACCACCACAGACCCGGCCCGCTCCTGCCAGCGAGGAACTGGATTGTCATTTTCTTCACACCAGTCAATGATATTGGTTGTACCGCTTCCCCAGCGTTCAATAATACCTGCCCGGTAGAATGCATTGGCAATCAAGGGATTCCATGGTTTGGATTCATGTGGTTCTTTCAGTTTTTCAGGCGTTATGCCAAAATGAAATTCACCTGGATTGATGATTTCAAGCCTGTCATCATGCATGGCCAAAGCAACAGCACTACCCGGTTCAGTATAGTCCCTGTGGCAAATAGCGTTTGCAATGGCTTCACGGGTTGCAGGCGGCGGATACCAAGGATTATCTTCCCTGACCATTTTTCCGGGAATAACACGCCCGGCAATGAGTACATGATCCAGCAAAAAACGTTCAGCCCGTCTGAGCAAAGAAAACGCATTTCCTTTATACTGCCTGTTGTCAATAAAATCACCCAACCGATCTTTCCCCCGGAATCTTGCCAGGCGGATTTCACATTGCGGATAATAAGACCATATGTCGCGGCCAAACAACACAACGGCGGCATTTAGCAATTTATCATCCCGTATAAGATCAAGACCTCTAAGAATAGATGTTGTATCCGTATTTTTTGGAGGTTCCATGCGCCCGATGCGGACTGAATTGGCAACCAGGGTCTGTATCTCTTCATCGTCAAGGTCTGCAATGGTTATCCCTTTTGCAACAGGTTCGTTTTCCCACCGACGGGTTGCGTGGAGTTTCTCCATCAAACGGTTATTATATTCACTGCGAGGCATCTGAATAGTTGTCGGGCCGTTTCTGATATAGGATCGACCGGAATATGCATAGAGGCCCCTGCTTCCGGTAACATGTATAATGATGACAGCCTTTCCCGATTTCAGAGAAATTGTTTCAATGTCAGGAAAGGCAGGAGGTTCAATGTTGCGGATTTCGTTTGACATGTTTTCAAGTGTTTTTGCAGAAACCTGCTGCCCGGGAATTTCTCCTTTATCAGTCACCCCGAATAAAACAAAACCGCCCATACCGTTTAGCATGGCACAGACTGTTTTTGTCGCAGCAGTCCGCTGACCGGTGGTCTTTTTAAACTCAAGCCGGTCTGACTCGCCCTGCTTTACAAGCTGTTTCAGTTCCGTTAAATTCAAGATTCAGCCTTTAAAATAATTTGTCTAATTTTAAGCTGCAAGCTGTTCATTTAGGTCTTCCAACAGGGCGCTTACTTCTTCACCAAACAACTGATAAAACTTCCCCAGGCCACCTTCCTGAACAAATGGTGAATATTCAAAGTCTTCCGTATCTATCGACAAATTCCCCGCAATATGATCCTTTATCATCTCAAGCCAATGAAGCTTATCTACTGTGAACTCTTTCTCCTGCTGTGCCAGCCAGGCCTTAAAATTTGCATCCACCTTTTCCGGAAACGGCACAAGCTCATTTTCCTGCTCAAGTGCATAGCAAACAAGGGATACAAGATCCGTCATTATCCGCGCGCCGCTTGCGCCTCTGACTCTTGATTGGCCCTTGGATTTTTCAAGAGCGGCATAGGCAGCCCAGAGATTGTCCTCTGTCCAGTGATGAGGCGGCTTATTGATGGTATCAGCCAATTCTTTTATATTTTCAAACTTTAAAGGCGACTTGTACGGCCTGGAATAAAGAATCTGCAGAGCAGTGATTTCATCCCTGTTATCCTCTATAAACTGTTTAAAAGACGCTACCATGCCTTTTGCCTTTTCCAGGGCCTCCGCGCTGAAGGCTGCCTCTATAACAGTATCCGGACTTACATTATCAATAATCTGCTCGTTCTTTTTCTTTACCTCAAGCAACAGATTCCGTAAGTCCGGATTGTACAAAGGCTTGACAGCGCCTTTTATCAGGCTTTTCGCAGCCTGTTGAATTTGCTCTTCTGTAGGCTGATCCACATCCGGATTATCCTG of Desulfosarcina sp. BuS5 contains these proteins:
- a CDS encoding DUF2784 family protein; amino-acid sequence: MVARYCCPFTDWHWEVKRELGETNLPNSYVKYYADKLTEFTWDPSVVDAAVLILGLLAFILSCWLNLQDYNSHRYARHYDSSLK
- a CDS encoding restriction endonuclease subunit S, translating into MDNDIKQVDEKLPDTWELVPFKEVVSVLPDGSKRVKKRNYLETGKIPVIDQGQDYIGGFTDDESMTFTGELPVILFGDHTKSIKFVKSPFAVGADGIKILKPASSYNIKFFFYLLHSLQIPDRGYSRHFQFLKKFDLPFASPDEQKRIVAEIEKQFSRLDEAVENLKRVKANLKRYKASVLKAAVEGKLTEEWREKHPDVEPAGKLLERILVERRKKWEEAELAKMKAKGKVPKDDKWKKKYKEPAKPELDGLPSLPDSWIWCLANTICNKIQDGTHFSPKNQFKSKKKGYFLYITAKNIKVPGIDLTDVTYIEERVHKKIFSRCNVEKNDVLLIKDGVKTGIATVNQLEEEFSLLSSVALLKPINFILNSLYLKNYLNSPLGFNLVTGKMTGTAIKRIILQKINETPVPLAPIDEQKEIIFQIDKSLGIVAVIEIEIERNLKRADRLRQSILKKAFSGQLIPSANDYESGISGENAGENAGENAGRNAGRNAGRKNKIKNSSAVS
- a CDS encoding LolA family protein, yielding MRIQIALLSVLILLHAGFALSTDQAQKTVALKEDVPFTLDHIMERIENRYNNMGFSADFIQESTLKALDITDSATGNMMVKYPGMMRWEYEKPDKQIIVTDGKSLWVHRPEDNQVMIGAAPVFFGEGKGAGFLSDMTVLRKKFNISLEKTAPDGLIELKLIPKKKAFDISAIYLFISKKTFVITEIVTCNTYDDKTSIKLYNIEFTKDMDSAEFAFALPEDVDILQLDESP
- a CDS encoding HsdM family class I SAM-dependent methyltransferase, which produces MKVESLGKTPGKTPGKTRVETRVETRVEKTKLKTPLLFLKMADERTKPPYTQPSIVPKNHDWPSLIKKDGDELFEHYRNILRNLGKEKGLLGLIFMKSQNKFQDPAKLRRLIVDLINNENWSVMSADVKGDAYEGLLEKNAQDTKTGAGQYFTPRPLIRAMVDVIDAQPGETICDPACGTGGFILAAHDYIVDRNKNMSKADKKNLKNKTFKGWELVQSTARLCAMNLMLHGIGSDEDLPILVSDSLAADPGDRFNIVLTNPPFGKKSSTTIVNGKGQISKEKDIIEREDFWSTTSNKQLNFVQHVKTLLKQNGRAAVVVPDNVLFEGGAGENIRRKLLHECEVHTLLRLPTGLFYAQGVKANVIFFDRKAASEKPWTKKLWIYDLRTNIHFTLKTNPLKRKDLDEFVTCYNPKNRNKRKPTWTEKKPDGRWRAFEYDELINRDKAGLDIFWLKDESLEDSENLPDPGILAQEIVEDLEAALEQFRLIANDLENGYEEVAS
- a CDS encoding type I restriction-modification enzyme R subunit C-terminal domain-containing protein, translated to MPFSQEGGLGKVYQLFGDELNDILDEFNEALAA
- a CDS encoding ATP-binding protein, with protein sequence MNLTELKQLVKQGESDRLEFKKTTGQRTAATKTVCAMLNGMGGFVLFGVTDKGEIPGQQVSAKTLENMSNEIRNIEPPAFPDIETISLKSGKAVIIIHVTGSRGLYAYSGRSYIRNGPTTIQMPRSEYNNRLMEKLHATRRWENEPVAKGITIADLDDEEIQTLVANSVRIGRMEPPKNTDTTSILRGLDLIRDDKLLNAAVVLFGRDIWSYYPQCEIRLARFRGKDRLGDFIDNRQYKGNAFSLLRRAERFLLDHVLIAGRVIPGKMVREDNPWYPPPATREAIANAICHRDYTEPGSAVALAMHDDRLEIINPGEFHFGITPEKLKEPHESKPWNPLIANAFYRAGIIERWGSGTTNIIDWCEENDNPVPRWQERAGSVVVTFFPITDKKAMEVAGEVTMEVTMEVTMEVARLLPVCLQPESRRILQKRLGLRNADHFRKAYILPAIEGGWIEMTIPEKPQSRLQKYRLTAKGKAWLGKNVDKGK